A part of Syngnathus acus chromosome 20, fSynAcu1.2, whole genome shotgun sequence genomic DNA contains:
- the LOC119139203 gene encoding dnaJ homolog subfamily C member 13-like isoform X3, protein MNVLKDNKDLACYYTTKHSWRGKYKRVFSVGTHGITTYNPTTLEVTNQWPYGDICGIGPVGKGQGTEFSLTFRKGTGKKSETLKFSTEHRTELLTEALRFRTEFSEGKITGRRYNCYKHHWSDTRKAVSLEVTPGGIDQIDPHTNRVLCSYDYRNVEGFAETSDYQGGFCILYGGFGRLHLFASEHRDDIIRSAIEHAGNFIGIVLRLRKETLTFESFVTERFGKYSSDESITSLAEFVVQKITPRHQEPVKRILALTETCLVERDPASYNIVTIKPFEEVFALICDVDNPQVFTVEFIRGQIRKFSSTERDSLLASLLDGVRASGNRDVCVKMAPTRRGQRWGLLCMPVDEEVESLHLKFLAAPPNGNFADAVFRFNANISYSGVLHAVTQDGLFSENKEKLINNAVLALLSQEAELPALNAELESHFQAIRRLVASKAGFQAFTQLPKFREKLGVKTVKALKRNNNGVTHAAIDMLCALMCPMHDDYDLRQEQLNKASLLSSKKFLENLLEKFITNVDQGSGALVISSLLDFLTFALCAPYSETTEGQQFDMLLEMVASNGRTLFKLFQHPSMAIVKGAGLVMKAIIEEGDKEIATKMQELALSEGALPRHLHTSLFTISADQRMLTNRQLSRHLVGLWTAENPVAMNLLKRILPTGLLAYMDSSDSVPEKDVDRMHVRNNLKIATDLLNRSKVPEWQRIAGKAAKEVEKFAKEKADLVLMHWRDKMGIAQKENANQKPVILRKRRQRIKIEANWELFYYRFQLDHARSNLIWNLKTREELRDALEGEMRAFNVDRELGNATVISWNHQEFEVKYECLSDEIKIGDYYLRLLLEEDENAESSAIKRSYEFFNELYHRFLLTPKVTMKCLCLQALTIVYGKCFEEIGPFTDTKYIVGMLDRCTDKLERDRLILFLNKLILNRKNVKDVMDSNGVRILVDLLTLAHLHTSRATVPLQSNVLEASPDMKRESEKEWYFGNADKERRGPFSFEEMQESWTTGVLTAKTRCWAQGMDGWRPLQAVPQLKWCLMATGQAVMNETDLATLILNMLITMCSYYPSRDQDNAIIRPLPKIKRMISDSACLPHIVQLLLTFDPILVEKVANVLYLVMQDNPNLQRLYLTGVFFFIMMYTGSNVLPVARFLKYTHLKQAFKSEESKGQDIVQRSVLGPALPEAMVCYLENYEAERFSEIFLGEFDTPEAIWSCEMRRMMIEKIAAHIADFSPRLQSNTRALYQYCPIPVVSFPQLDNELFCNIYYLRHLCDTVHFPNWPIRDAVKLLKDTLDAWKREVEKKPPSMSIDDAYEVLNLPKGQGIHEESKIRKAYFRLAQKYHPDKNPDGRDMFEKVNKAYEFLCTKSARVLDGPDPENIILILKTQSILFNRHKDDLEPYKYAGYPMLIKTITMETQDDQLFSKTSPLLPAAAELAFHTVNCSALNAEELRRENGIEVLLEAFSRCVSVLTASSKADDMAVQVCGHICKCYSVAAQFEECREKMIELPYIIRDLCHILYYGKGLPKTAALAVQCVSSFAVDFFLQTQLYHAGVLWHLLVHLFNYDYTLEESGVQTSQDSNQQEVANYLAKLSLVSLSRLGGYLPLPRSLDGGDLAPETNGVETVPPENPSIRKSLAALLTPYISRKLGTGSSPEVLKLLNSNTENPYLIWNNGTRAELLEFLEGQQEDNIKRGENDESFGAEFTFSEHGKELIVGEIFVRVYNEQPTFPLEHPKAFAASLLDYVGSQAQYLHTLLAMSQSNKVESQQHAERLRFAEMALEALRNVIKNNPGSETECIGHFKLLFSLLRVHGAGRVQQLVLEVVNTVTSNQECVSNIAESLVLSNLLLLLHSLPSSRQMVLETLHALTSNTKIVKEAMAKGALIYLLDLFCNCTHPQVRTQTAELFSKMTSDKLVGPKVRLTLIRFLPSVFMDAMRDNAEAAVHIFEGTHENPELIWNDSSRETVSTTVREMMLEHFKQQKDNPDINWKLPEDFTVAYGAGQGELEVGGVFLRIFIAQPGWVLRKPRDFLVSLLETLTELLEKNNPNGEALETVTTAAVCLFSTQAQLADQVPPLGHLPRILAALNHKNNAIPKSSIRLIHVLSDNELCVRSMSALEAIGPLMTGMKARADMAGLACEALNRMFQKEQTELVAQALRVDLVPYLLKLLEGIGLETVDNPSATKAQIVKALKSMTRSLQYGEQVNEILAKSSVWSAFKDQKHDLFINESQTAGYLTGPGVAGYLTAAGSGTTVLPSSPPPEDSDQG, encoded by the exons ATGAATGTCCTGAAAGACAACAAGGACCTGGCCTGCTACTACACCACCAAGCACTCCTGGAGGGGGAA GTACAAGCGCGTCTTCTCTGTGGGCACGCATGGCATCACCACGTACAACCCCACCACGCTGGAAGTGACAAATCAG TGGCCTTATGGAGACATTTGTGGAATCGGGCCAGTGGGAAAAGGCCAGGGAACGGAGTTCAGCCTGACCTTCCGAAAAGGCACCGGCAAGAAGTCAGAGACACTCAAGTTCTCCACTGAGCATCGAACGGAGCTGCTCACCGAAGCACTG AGATTCCGAACTGAATTTTCAGAAGGGAAAATCACTGGCAGG CGGTACAACTGCTACAAGCACCACTGGAGCGACACGCGCAAGGCCGTCAGCTTGGAGGTGACGCCGGGCGGCATCGACCAGATCGACCCACACACCAACCGGGTGCTGTGCTCCTATGACTACCGCAACGTGGAAGGCTTCGCCGAGACCTCCGACTACCAGGGCGGCTTCTGCATCCTTTACGGCGGCTTCGGCAGGCTG CATCTGTTTGCCTCGGAGCACCGCGACGACATCATCCGCAGCGCCATCGAGCACGCCGGCAACTTCATTGGCATCGTGCTGCGGCTGCGGAAGGAGACGCTCACCTTTGAGAGTTTTGTGACCGAGCGGTTTGGGAAGTACAGCTCAGACGAGAGCATCACCTCGCTGGCCGAGTTTGTGGTGCAGAAGATCACCCCGCGCCACCAG GAGCCCGTGAAACGCATCTTAGCGCTGACCGAGACGTGCTTGGTGGAGAGAGATCCGGCTTCCTACAACATCGTCACCATCAAGCCGTTCGAGGAG GTGTTTGCGCTCATCTGCGATGTCGACAACCCTCAAGTGTTTACAGTGGAATTCATCAGAGGCCAAATCAGGAAGTTCTCCTCCACAGAACG GGATTCTCTTCTGGCCAGCCTGCTGGACGGCGTGCGCGCTTCGGGCAACAGGGATGTGTGCGTCAAGATGGCGCCCACGCGGCGCGGCCAGCGATGGGGCCTCCTGTGCATGCCCGTGGACGAGGAGGTGGAGAGTCTGCACCTCAAGTTCCTGGCTGCGCCTCCAA ATGGCAACTTTGCCGACGCAGTGTTCCGCTTCAACGCCAACATCTCCTACAGCGGCGTGTTGCACGCAGTCACACAAGAC GGTCTGTTCTCGGAGAATAAAGAGAAGCTGATCAACAACGCCGTCCTGGCCCTTCTGTCGCAAGAGGCCGAGCTGCCCGCGCTCAACGCCGAGCTGGAGAGCCACTTCCAGGCCATCCGCCGACTGGTGGCCTCCAAGGCCGGCTTCCAGGCCTTCACTCAGCTACCAAA GTTCCGGGAGAAATTAGGAGTAAAGACGGTGAAAGCTTTAAAGAGGAACAACAACGGCGTGACGCACGCTGCTATCGACATGCTTTGCGCCCTGATGTGT CCCATGCACGACGACTACGACCTGAGGCAGGAGCAGCTCAACAAGGCGTCCCTGCTGTCATCCAAGAAGTTCCTGGAAAACCTGCTTGAAAAATTCATCACCAATGTG GACCAAGGAAGCGGAGCTTTGGTCATCAGTTCACTGCTGGACTTTTTAACCTTCGCCTTGTGCGCCCCCTACAGCGAGACCACCGAGGGCCAGCAGTTTGACATGCTGCTGGAGATGGTGGCCTCCAACGGACGCACGCTCTTCAAACTCTTCCAG CATCCTTCTATGGCCATCGTCAAGGGAGCCGGCTTGGTGATGAAGGCCATCATTGAG GAAGGAGACAAAGAAATCGCCACCAAGATGCAGGAGCTGGCTTTGAGCGAGGGCGCCCTTCCTCGCCACCTGCACACCTCCTTGTTCACCATCAGCGCCGACCAAAGGATGCTCACCAACAG ACAGCTGAGCCGTCACCTGGTGGGACTGTGGACCGCAGAAAACCCCGTCGCCATGAATCTCCTCAAGAGAATACTG CCGACGGGCCTGCTGGCCTACATGGACAGTTCCGATTCGGTGCCGGAGAAAGACGTGGATCGAATGCACGTTCGAAATAACTTGAAAATTGCCACG GACCTACTCAACCGCAGCAAGGTGCCCGAGTGGCAGCGGATAGCCGGCAAAGCAGCCAAAGAGGTGGAAAAGTTCGCCAAGGAGAAGGCCGATCTGGTCCTCATGCACTGGAGGGACAAGATGGGCATCGCTCAGAAGGAG AATGCCAACCAAAAGCCCGTCATCCTGAGAAAACGACGACAGCGGATCAAGATCGAAGCCAACTGGGAGCTTTTTTACTACAG ATTCCAGCTGGACCACGCCCGCTCCAACCTCATCTGGAATCTGAAGACCAGGGAGGAACTGCGGGATGCGCTGGAAGGCGAAATGCGTGCCTTCAACGTGGACCGCGAGCTGGGCAACGCCACCGTCATCTCCTGGAACCACCAAGAGTTTGAG GTGAAGTACGAGTGCCTTTCCGATGAGATCAAAATAGGCGACTATTACTTGCGCCTCCTGCTGGAGGAGGATGAAAATGCCGAATCCAGTGCCATCAAGAGATC GTACGAGTTCTTCAACGAGCTCTACCACCGCTTCCTGCTGACGCCCAAAGTCACCATGAAGTGCCTGTGCCTCCAGGCGCTCACCATCGTGTACGGCAAGTGCTTCGAAGAGATCGGCCCCTTCACCGACACCAAATACATCGTGGGCATGCTGGACCGG tgtACGGACAAGCTGGAAAGAGACAGGCTCATCCTCTTCTTGAACAAGCTGATTCTCAACAGG AAAAACGTGAAAGACGTGATGGACTCTAACGGGGTGCGCATCCTGGTGGACCTGCTCACCTTGGCCCACCTGCATACCAGCAGAGCCACGGTGCCGCTGCAG AGTAACGTCTTGGAAGCGTCGCCTGACATgaagcgagagagcgagaaggAGTGGTATTTTGGCAACGCAGACAAGGAAAGAAGAGGACCTTTCAGTTTTGAAGAG ATGCAAGAGTCTTGGACGACGGGCGTCCTGACGGCCAAGACCCGATGCTGGGCCCAGGGCATGGACGGCTGGCGCCCCCTGCAGGCCGTGCCGCAGCTCAAGTGGTGCCTGATGGCCACGGGGCAGGCGGTGATGAACGAGACGGACTTGGCGACGCTCATCCTCAACATGCTCATCACCATGTGCTCCTACTACCCCAGCAG GGATCAAGATAATGCCATTATTCGCCCATTACCAAAGATCAAGAGGATGATAAGTGACAGCGCTTGCCTGCCTCATATTGTGCAG ctTCTCTTGACGTTTGACCCCATCCTGGTGGAGAAGGTGGCCAACGTGCTGTACCTGGTGATGCAGGACAACCCCAACTTGCAGCGGCTCTACTTGACCGGagtcttcttcttcatcatgATGTACACGGGCTCCAACGTGCTTCCCGTGGCAAG gTTCCTGAAGTACACTCACTTGAAACAAGCCTTTAAATCTGAAGAG TCCAAAGGTCAGGACATCGTGCAGCGCAGCGTTCTCGGACCGGCCCTTCCCGAAGCCATGGTGTGCTACCTGGAGAACTACGAGGCCGAGCGCTTCTCTGAGATCTTCCTGGGAGAATTCGACACCCCCGAGGCCATCTGGAGCTGCGAGATGAG GCGGATGATGATCGAGAAGATAGCCGCGCATATTGCCGACTTCAGCCCGAGGCTGCAGAGCAACACGCGCGCCCTCTACCAGTACTGCCCCATCCCCGTCGTCAGCTTCCCTCAGCTGGACAACGAGCTCTTCTGCAACATCTACTACCTCCGACACCTGTGCGACACCGTCCACTTTCCCAATTGGCCTATTCGAGATGCC GTGAAGCTGCTGAAAGACACACTTGACGCATGGAAGAGGGAGGTGGAGAAGAAGCCCCCCTCAATGTCAATAGATGACGCTTACGAAGTTCTCAACCTCCCCAAAGGACAAGGAAT TCATGAGGAGAGCAAGATCAGAAAGGCTTACTTCAGGCTGGCGCAGAAGTACCATCCAGACAAGAACCCTGATGGCAGG GACATGTTTGAGAAAGTCAACAAGGCCTACGAGTTCCTTTGCACAAAGTCTGCACGGGTCCTCGACGGCCCCGACCCGGAAAACATTATCCTCATCCTCAAGACCCAAAGCATCCTTTTCAACCGGCACAAAGATG ATCTGGAGCCCTACAAGTACGCCGGCTACCCCATGCTCATCAAAACCATCACCATGGAGACCCAAGACGACCAGCTCTTCTCCAAGACCTCGCCGCTTCTGCCGGCCGCCGCCGAACTGGCCTTTCACACCGTCAACTGCTCGGCGCTCAACGCCGAGGAACTGCGGCGCGAGAACGGAATCGAG GTGTTGCTGGAGGCGTTTTCCCGCTGTGTCTCCGTGTTGACTGCATCCAGCAAAGCGGACGACATGGCCGTTCAG GTGTGCGGGCACATCTGCAAGTGCTACAGCGTGGCGGCGCAATTTGAGGAATGCCGAGAAAAGATGATCGAGCTGCCCTACATCATCAGAGACCTCTGTCACATTTTGTACTACGGAAAG GGTCTCCCCAAAACGGCAGCCTTGGCGGTACAGTGCGTCAGCTCCTTCGCGGTGGACTTCTTCCTGCAGACGCAACTGTACCACGCCGGCGTGCTCTGGCACTTGCTGGTGCACCTCTTCAACTACGACTACACACTGGAGGAGAGCGGCGTCCAGACCAGCCAGGACAGCAACCAGCAGGAGGTGGCCAACTACCTGGCCAAGCTCAGCCTGGTGTCCCTCAGCCGCCTGGGGGGCTACCTGCCGTTGCCGCGCAGCCTCGACGGCGGCGACCTCGCGCCGGAGACCAACGGAGTAGAAACCGTCCCCCCGGAGAACCCCAGCATCCGCAAAAGCCTGGCCGCTTTGCTGACACCGTACATATCCAGGAAGCTGGGAACGGGATCTTCACCTGAG GTCTTGAAACTGCTGAACAGCAACACGGAGAACCCCTACCTCATCTGGAACAACGGCACGCGAGCCGAGCTGCTCGAGTTCCTGGAGGGTCAACAAGAGGACAACATTAAAAGA GGGGAGAACGACGAGAGCTTCGGTGCGGAATTTACCTTCAGCGAGCACGGCAAAGAGCTCATCGTCGGCGAGATCTTTGTGCGTGTTTACAACGAGCAACCAACGTTCCCACTTGAG CATCCCAAAGCGTTTGCCGCGAGCCTGCTGGACTACGTGGGCTCGCAGGCGCAGTACCTGCACACGCTGCTGGCCATGAGCCAAAGCAACAAGGTGGAGTCGCAGCAGCACGCCGAGCGTCTCCGCTTTGCCGAGATGGCTCTGGAGGCTCTCCGCAACGTCATCAAGAACAACCCCG GTTCTGAGACCGAGTGCATCGGCCATTTCAAGTTGCTCTTCTCGCTGCTGCGGGTTCACGGCGCCGGCAGGGTGCAGCAGCTTGTGCTGGAG GTCGTCAACACGGTGACGTCCAATCAAGAATGCGTGAGCAACATTGCTGAGTCGCTGGTGCTGTCCAACCTCCTCTTGCTGCTGCACTCCCTCCCATCGA GCAGGCAAATGGTGTTGGAAACGCTCCATGCTTTGACATCCAACACCAAAATAGTCAAGGAAGCCATGGCCAAAG GTGCTCTCATCTACTTGCTCGATCTCTTCTGTAACTGCACGCACCCTCAGGTTCGCACACAGACAGCTGAGCTTTTCTCCAAGATGACTTCGGACAAGCTGGTCGGGCCCAAG GTCCGCCTGACTCTGATCCGTTTCCTCCCGAGCGTGTTCATGGACGCCATGCGGGACAACGCCGAGGCGGCTGTGCACATCTTTGAGGGAACGCACGAGAATCCCGAACTCATCTGGAACGACAGCTCCCGCGAGACCGTGTCCACTACCGTGCGGGAGATGATGCTTGA gcaCTTTAAACAGCAGAAGGATAATCCTGACATCAACTGGAAA CTGCCAGAGGACTTCACTGTGGCCTACGGAGCTGGCCAGGGCGAGCTGGAAGTGGGCGGAGTCTTTTTGCGGATCTTTATCGCGCAGCCCGGTTGGGTGCTGCGCAAGCCTCGCGACTTCCTGGTGTCGCTCTTGGAGACGCTGACGGAGCTGCTGGAGAAGAACAATCCCAAC GGGGAGGCACTGGAGACGGTCACCACGGCAGCCGTGTGTCTGTTCAGCACGCAGGCGCAGCTGGCTGATCAGGTTCCTCCGCTAGGTCACTTGCCTCGCATCTTAGCCGCGCTCAACCACAAGAACAACGCCATCCCCAAGAGCTCCATCCGCCTCATCCACGTGCTCTCGGATAACGAG ctCTGCGTACGCTCCATGTCCGCCCTGGAGGCCATCGGTCCGCTGATGACCGGAATGAAGGCCCGCGCAGACATGGCCGGGCTGGCCTGCGAGGCGCTGAACCGCATGTTCCAGAAAGAGCAGACGGAACTGGTGGCTCAG GCTCTCCGAGTGGACCTGGTTCCGTACCTCCTGAAGCTCCTGGAAGGTATCGGCCTGGAGACCGTGGATAACCCGTCGGCCACCAAGGCCCAAATCGTGAAGGCGCTCAAATCCATGACGCGCAGTCTGCAATACGGAGAACAG GTGAATGAGATCTTGGCCAAGTCCTCCGTGTGGAGTGCCTTCAAGGACCAGAAGCACGATCTCTTCATTAATGAGTCTCAGACTGCAGGCTACCTGACAG GGCCAGGAGTAGCCGGTTACCTCACGGCAGCAGGCAGCGGCACCACCGTACTGCCCAGCAGCCCTCCCCCGGAAGACAGCGATCAAGGCTGA